The DNA sequence GTTATAAATTCAATATCTTATTTATCTAAAAATTCTACAATTCAATACTGATTTAAGGAAAATGGGAAATAAATGATTGAAAAAATTTCAGTAATAATTCCGGTTTATAATACAAAAAAATATGTTAAAGCATGTGTTGATTCAATTCTTGAACAAAAAGAGTTTGTACATGAAATAATTTTGATAAATGATGGATCAACAGACGGTTCCGGAGAATATTTGGAAGAAATATATTCGAAAAATCCATTAATAAAAATTCATCACACAAAAAATCAGAGACAAGGTCCCGCCCGTAATTTTGGGACACAAATTTCTACCGGCGAATTTATTTATTATTTTGATTCCGACGATATTCTTAAACCGGGATTGTTTAAAAGATTTAACGAAATTTTAACAGAACATCAGGATTTGGAAATTTTTGCATTCTCCGCAATTCCGCTTATTGATGAAGATTACAATTTATCCGAAGTAGAAAAAAAGAGAATAAATTCCACAACTGTTTATTCGCGAAAAACAAATGCTGTTTGCAATACCGGAGAAGATGCTTTTAATTTATTGTATAAAATTAAATCATTTTCACCACTGCCTTATTTATATATTTTCAAAAAATCCATTGTGGTTGAAAATAATATTCAGTACAGATCAATTCGGTTTGAAGACGAAGAATTTGCATTTCAATTATTTCTACATGCAAAAAAAACAATAATTAAAGACGAATTTTATTGCGATAGAAGAATTAGAGAAGGCTCAACAATGGAATTGGATAGATGCTTTGCAGATATTTTTGGATATATTCAAACAAACGAAACTCTGGAAAAATTAAAAAATTTGAGCTGGCTTAAAGAAGAAACTTGGCAAAATATTGATAAAAAAATTATTAATCTTGCTAAAGCAATGATAATTATGAAAACCGCCAGCAATTTGCGGCTTTCAGCAGATGAAAAATCAACTTATAAAAATGCACTAAATCCACTTAAGAAAAAGAATAGCGAACTTGCAAAATTCTATTATACTTATCCGGCAGAATACAAATTACGAATGTTGAAAAAGAAATTTTTAGGATAAAAAAAATCAGCAGAATTTTATTAAAATAATGCTGATTTTCTTAAAGTTTTATAAGCTAATCAAAGAGCAAGATAAGTACAAGATAGAGCCAATTACAAGTTAGCCCATTTTCACAATTTTTATTTTATTAAAACCATCTTTTTTGTTTGAACAAAATCACCGGTTTTTAATTGATAATAATAAACACCGGTCGATAAATTAGTACCATCAAAAACTACTTCATAATTACCGAATGATTTATTTTCATTTATTAAAGTTGCAACCTCTTTACCTAAAATATCGTAAACAATTAGTTTTACGTTTGACTTTTCATTTTTCGCATTTGACGGAATAGAATATTTAATTGTAGTACTAGGATTAAATGGATTGGGGTAGTTTTGGTAAAGAGTGAAATTAGATATTAATTTTTTATCAACATTCTTAACATCGGTGATTTCATCATTAGACTTTAAAATTGTTCCGCTATCACCAACAGCCCAGCACGTTTTACCATCGAATGAGTAAAGATTGTTAATTTTACTATTATCATAAGTACTCCCGAAAAATTGTAAATCCCATGTTACTCCACCATCAGAACTTTTCGAAATTGTAATGGGGTCAGCAATATCATAATCCCGATTATAACCATAAACTCTTCCTAACAACCAACCAATTTCATTATTATAAAAATGAATTTTCTCTAATTGATTTGTTCCAGGTGTGAGAACAGTAAATTCATAAAGAATGGAGCTTTTTTTATCTTGATCTAATTTTCTAATTCCGTAACCAATATAATTTGGATAATTATACACCCAGATTCCCCATAAATTTAGATTTTCCAAAATACTAATATCAAAGAACATCGATTCAATTGATTGCCAAGTAGAACCTCCATCTTGAGTTATGTAATTCCCATAACAAGATTCATTAAGAAAATAAGTTAAAGTTATGTAACCAATACTCTCGTTTATATAATTAAAATTTTCAATAGACTCCAGATAAATATAATAACCTAAATGGTTCTTTAATGAATCAAGTGAAAATATTTTTTGATTATTGGTACCAAATTCGTCTATTTTAAATAAGGAATTTGAATGCTCTAAATTATTGTAATTCTCAAAAGAAATATAATAAATGAAACCGTTCTGATAAGTTAACTTGCGAATCCAGTTGATTTCAGAATTTGAGTAAACGGAAACCCAATTTACTCCGCCATCGTTTGTACTAAAAATCTCATTATTTTTATAGGCGAAACCTTTTTTATCATCAATGAAAATCACATCCAATAAATTTTTTTCGGAAAATTCCGATTTTATATCCCAAGTTATTCCGCCATTGTTTGTAACTAATAATGTGGAATTACCCCAAATTATTCCATTCAAACTGTCAAGAAAGTTTATATTGTTCAGATTATAATTTGTATTTGATTGAATATACTTCCATTTATTTTCTCCAATTATGTTAAAAAAAATATTCTTATAACCACTACTTGATAAATCGGGAATAATACTAAATGTATTTGAATCGCTAGAATCATAAATTTTTAATTGGCAAAATATGGAAGGAGTATTGGGTACTATCCATTCAAAAAGTCCATTTTCAGCTTTGTAATTTTCTATTATTAGTTTCCATGTTTTACCAGCATCTATTGAGTATTCAATATTGATGTTTTCAATACCGTTGCTGGTCCATGTTAATGGTTCAATTGATCCGACATTGAGATATCTTAATGTTTCGGCAGAAAATTTAACTGATTGAGCATTTATGGAATGTAAAAAATAAAAA is a window from the Ignavibacteriota bacterium genome containing:
- a CDS encoding glycosyltransferase family 2 protein, giving the protein MIEKISVIIPVYNTKKYVKACVDSILEQKEFVHEIILINDGSTDGSGEYLEEIYSKNPLIKIHHTKNQRQGPARNFGTQISTGEFIYYFDSDDILKPGLFKRFNEILTEHQDLEIFAFSAIPLIDEDYNLSEVEKKRINSTTVYSRKTNAVCNTGEDAFNLLYKIKSFSPLPYLYIFKKSIVVENNIQYRSIRFEDEEFAFQLFLHAKKTIIKDEFYCDRRIREGSTMELDRCFADIFGYIQTNETLEKLKNLSWLKEETWQNIDKKIINLAKAMIIMKTASNLRLSADEKSTYKNALNPLKKKNSELAKFYYTYPAEYKLRMLKKKFLG
- a CDS encoding T9SS type A sorting domain-containing protein, which encodes MKILYLLILTNFYFLHSINAQSVKFSAETLRYLNVGSIEPLTWTSNGIENINIEYSIDAGKTWKLIIENYKAENGLFEWIVPNTPSIFCQLKIYDSSDSNTFSIIPDLSSSGYKNIFFNIIGENKWKYIQSNTNYNLNNINFLDSLNGIIWGNSTLLVTNNGGITWDIKSEFSEKNLLDVIFIDDKKGFAYKNNEIFSTNDGGVNWVSVYSNSEINWIRKLTYQNGFIYYISFENYNNLEHSNSLFKIDEFGTNNQKIFSLDSLKNHLGYYIYLESIENFNYINESIGYITLTYFLNESCYGNYITQDGGSTWQSIESMFFDISILENLNLWGIWVYNYPNYIGYGIRKLDQDKKSSILYEFTVLTPGTNQLEKIHFYNNEIGWLLGRVYGYNRDYDIADPITISKSSDGGVTWDLQFFGSTYDNSKINNLYSFDGKTCWAVGDSGTILKSNDEITDVKNVDKKLISNFTLYQNYPNPFNPSTTIKYSIPSNAKNEKSNVKLIVYDILGKEVATLINENKSFGNYEVVFDGTNLSTGVYYYQLKTGDFVQTKKMVLIK